ctggcttcaaagcttcaaaggacaggctgactcttttGTTAGGGGCTAGTGCAGCTGGTGACTAACTTGAAGctaatgctcatttaccattctgaaaatcctagggcccgtAAGAATTGTGCTAATTATGCTATGCTAGTTATGCTACCTGTGCTttgtaaatggaacaacaaaacctggatgacaacacatctgtttacaacattgtttactgaatattttaagcccactgttgagacctactgttcaaaaaaaaattcctttcaaaagattactgctcattgacaatgtacCTGGGTCAttcaagagctctgatggagatataCAATGCGATTAACGTTGTTTTCACATTTGCtaatacaacatccattctgcagcccgtggatcaaggagtaatttcaactttcaagtcttaactgtttgaagaaaaaaatcataaggcTATCACTGCCATAGatgtgattcctctgatggatctgggcaaagtaaattgaaagtCTTCTGGAAAAAGGATTCactattctagatgccattaagaacattcatgattcatgggaagaggtcaaaatatcaacattaacacgagtttggggcttccctggtggcacagtggttaagaatctgcccgccaatgcagaggacgtgggttcgagccctgctctgggaagatcccacatgctgtggagcaactaagctcgtgagccacaactactgagcctgcgcgtgtagagcctgtgctccacaacaagagaagccaggacaatgagaagcctgcgcaccgcgatgaagagtagcccccactcgccgcaactagagaaagcctgcacacagaaatgaagacccaacacagccaaaaataaataaattaaaaaacaaacaaaaaaaccccaggagtttggaagaagctgACTCCCGCCCTCAGGGATGATTTTGAGGGGtttaagacttcagtggaggaagtaactgcagattcGGTAGAAATAGCTTGAGAACTAAAAGtcgagcctgaagatgtgactgaaatGCTGCAATCTCATAAAATTTtgacagatgaggagttgcttcttatggatgagcaaagataatggtttcttgagatggaatctactcctggtgaagatgctgtgaagattcttgaaatgacaacaaaggagtTAGAATAGTACATAAACTTATTTGATGAAATAGTGGCATGGTTTGAGAGGAtggactccaattttgaaagaagttctacatTGGGTGAAATGCTGTCAAACAGCATTGCacgctacagagaaattgttcgtGAAAGGAGGAGTCCATCAGCACAGCACACGTCACTGCTGTCTTAAGAGATTGCCACGGCCCCCCCACCCTTCAGCAACCACTGAAAGAAGTTCTACATTGGGTGAAATGCTGTCAAACAGCATTGCacgctacagagaaattgttcgtGAAAGGAGGAGTCCATCAGCACAGCACACGTCACTGCTGTCTTAAGAGATTGCCACGGCCCccccaccctgatcagtcagcagccaccagCACTGAGGCGGGACTGCCCACCAGCAAAAAAGTTTGACTCTCTGAagcctcagatgatggttagcattttttagcaataaagtatctttaattaagatgtgtacatttttaagacaggatgctattgcacacttaatagactacagtatagtgcaaacataacttttatatgctgtggaaaacaaaattcgtgtgactcgctttatcGCAGTGGTCTGGAATCAaccctgcaatatctctgaggtatgcctatattcAAAATTTAATATACATGGTGACCTTAGTTTTTACCTATATgtaatacataagaaaaaactagaagaaatatGCAGGTAATAGTGAGTACCTCTGGGtggtaggaatttttttttccccactgcttCAGTGAGGACTTGTTGCTTTTATAATGGGGGGGGAAAGTGatacaaaaaagaatgcagtACACAATGAAAAATTACAATTGTGACCGTTAACTTATTCAAATCATGTATCATTTTAGCTACTGAAGCTGAAGGAGATGTGCCAGAGCTTTATCaccaaagaaaaggggaaatagcAAGATGCTGGATCAAATACTGTTTGACTCTCATGCAGAATGCCCAACTTTCCATGCAGGTAATACAGTCAGAAgtggtcttttctttcttaaatagcAGGATGTTAAGTAAAAGCTTAAAATGGGGAGTATGCTCACTGCATACTCACTGCATGTGTATTATTCAAGGCATGCAGAATGctctcatatatatttgtttcttgttCTCCCCATCTCAACCCTTTCAAATCTTACTCATCAATCGAGGCCATCTCAAATAACACCTCTTCCTTCAAGACTTCCCTTTGGATAGAGAATAAGCTCCATGAGAAGGAGTCTTCATCGTATTCGTATCGTATACTAATCTCCAGACACAACAGgttctcaaaaattattttttaaaatttatttttggctgcattgggtcttcgttgctgcacttgggctttctctagttgtggggagcacgggcttctcattgcagtggcttctcttgttgtggagcacgggctctaggtatgtgggcttcggtagttgtggctcgtgggctctagagtgcaggttcagcagttgtggcgcacgggcttagttgctccgcggcatgtgggatcttcccgaaccagggcttgaacctgtgtctcctgcattggcaggcagattcttaaccactgcaccaccagggatgccccctATTCATATTCTTATCTTATTCCTTTACCTCTTTTTAGACTATAAGCAACTTGATGGCAGGAATCTTACTAATTTTACATACTTTATagagtaaatatatatttgagaaaaagTATAAATGTATCTGGAAACAGCCCTGCTAGTTTGTAGCTGTGTATTCATGGCAATTAACTTCtctttgcctcaatttcctcacaaGTAAgatgggggtaataatagtacttaaTAGTGTTGCTGTGAGAGTTAAACATATATAAAGGGCTCAGAAAAGTGCCTGAGACATAACCAAGTTCTCAATAAGTTCTCAGTAAGTTCACTACCATCATTGGTATTGTTATTACTGATCCATACCTAATGGATTCTAGTTCCTAACCACtacagaggaaaataaatcatttgGATGCACCATACTAAGTGTAGATACATTGGAGACTTTCCTGAAGGAGTTATTATGCTGCTTTTCTATTTACATGCATTAAAGTATAATCAGTTTCAGTAAATACAGAACCTTGTGAAActactaaacaaaataaaaccaaacaagcCACAAACTCCCAGAAGCATGGGTCTTTCAAAGATGAGAGCACTTTAGAGGTAGAGGGTAAAGATGAGGCAtgtttggaaaagaaaggaagtggggagaaaAACTAGGGAGCTTTATGTCTAGAGAAGTTGCCAGGAAAATCTGTCAGCTTTCTTCTGCTCAGAAAGCAGCCTAGAAAGCATGTAAACAAACAAGCAGCCAGGAAGCACATTAAGTAAACAAGATTTAGAGACTTATGGCCTGCATTTGAAGTAATTGTGTCAAGCAAAAACACCCTGTGTGATTTAACCTCTTACCCTTCCTTTAGTTGATGTTTTCCAGACGGGGCACTAGAGTTTATCACCTGGTTACTTTAAACTCAAATAGTTGCCATGCTACTAAATTACTCAGATTTTCCTTAATCTGGCTTTGTTACTTTAACTTTATCCTTCGATCATCTGTTTACCTGAAAAACCTTCTTTAATTCAAGTTTAATAACATATACAAATTTAAGTATTTCTGCCAGCTCTATGGTAGTCCTTGTACTATGATGAACAAAAATagacttggttttttttttttacttcgtATGAAAGTGCAATTTTAGTAAGTTCCACAAAGGAGAGACACATGATACGAGAAGTCATAGCAGGAGGAAGTAACATCTGAAGGAAGCTTTGGGAATGAGAAGGCATAGCATTCCAAGGAGCTGAAGCCGCACATTTAAAAGTTCTATGGCATAGGGAGCATGGTGTTAGAAGGGATGGAATAAAGGCCTgtgaggctggagcagagtgagagCACATGTGATATACGATAGAGTTAGAAAGGGATAGAACAGGGAcctccctgctggcacagtggttaagaatccgcctgccaatgcagggaacacgggtgcgagccctggtccgggaagatcccacatgccgcggagcaactaatcctgtgcgccacaactactgagcctacgctcggcaacaagagaagtcaccgcaataagaagcccgctcaccgcaacgaagacccaacacagccaaaaataaatgaattaattttaaaaaaagaaagaaagaatgggatAGAACAAGCAGGGCCTTCAATGAATGGAAGCCTTGGAGAGTTTTTGGACTGATCACTTAGGTAGCAGAATGGAGAATGAATTGAGGGAAAGCAAGAGTGGATGGGGGAGATTAGAAGACCATTGGAACAGTGGAGGTGAGATGTGAAGGGAGCTTGGTCTAGGATGGTGGCAAAAGAGATGGTGGAAAAGAATGCATTCAGGAGGTATTTAGGGGGCAGATGTAAAGGACTGGATGATGGATTGGAAGTGTGGGgtaaaggggagaggagaggaacaTCTCACGGATGATTCCTTGACTGCTGGCTGTCCAGATCGATGGAGTGTCCTTCACTAAACTACTACTAGAATAGGAACGTGTTTGCTGAAGAGTAAGAGTTCCACTGTGGACATGTTGAGGATGAGGTGTCTGAGTCTTCTGAGAAGAGGAGATGTTGTGTGGGGAGCTGTAGTTATGGATCTGGAGCTTGAGAAGAGGTCCAGGTCGTACCTGTAGATTTGTGAGTCCTCCTCCCATGGATGGCAGTTGCAACCGTGGGTATGGATGGAGTCACCTGtgtagagcagtgctgtccaatagaaataaaattacatatgtggctggTATTCTAAGTTTTCTAGTGGCTAcgttagaaaaggaaagaagcaggtgaaatttatatttcttagcctagaatataaaaagaaataatcatttctGTTTGCCATCAATACTAAAGAGTTGAGCTATTTTAAATTCTGTACTGTCTTGGAAATTgggtatgtattattttatactgatcacatctcagtttggacatTTCGGATGCTCAATAGCCATCCACACGCAGCAAATGGCTACTGTTTTGAACAATGCAGATCTAGAGAGACAACTTCAAATGAAAAGAGAAGGCCTTGGGGCTGTCCACTGAGGGATCTGatgtttaattttcttgtctaggaagaagagaatgagcttagtctttttttttttaaccatcttagttttttttttttggctccaggAGGTAGGGGAGATAACTTTAGCTATGAGTAGATTTAACTCTGTCTTTATTTTAGTATCTTTAAGAGACCTAGAGCATTTCTCTGTAATATATTTCAGTAAATAACTTAGCATAAACATCATGTTGTTAATCTTAATTGCATTTCTACACAATATTTTTAGGATGTAGATTTCAATCTTACTCTAATGTTAAAATACTACTAATAATGTATTAGATGTATATAATGTTTCACGGCTCTTAAAGTTTTCATATGCATTTATCTTACCTGAAAGAGCAACTATAAATGAGTTAGTTCCCCAAAGAGGAAAGTAATaagcagttttactttttcctagtttctttcatttttagtataAGTGGAATATAATtagaaagaagttttaaaagatgTGATTATATCACCTCCCTAAACCAGGCTGGGAAGAGGATTTATCTTTACTCTTAAGTTTGCTGTAGTATTGACAGCAGGAGACCAGTGTCTGTCCtcaaccataatttatttttttctttcaggacaACATAGGGGAGCTTGATCTTGATAAACAATCTGAACTTAGAGCTTTAAGGAAGAAAGAACTAGATGAGGAAGAAAGTGTTAGGAAAAAAGCTGTGCAGTTTGGAACCGGCGAACTGTGTGATGCCATCTCTGCAGTGGAAGAGAAAGTGAGCTATTTGAGACCTTCAGATTTTGAAGAAGCCAGAGAGCTCTTCTTAATGGGTCAGCACTATGTTTTTGAGGCAAAAGAGTTCTTTCAGATTGATGGTTATGTCACTGACCATATTGAAGTTGTCCAGGACCACAGTGCTCTGTTTAAGGTGCTTGCATTCTTTGAAACTGACATGGAGAGACGGTGCAAGATGCATAAACGCAGAATAGCTATGCTAGAGCCCCTAATTGTGGACCTGAATCCACAGTATTATTTGTTGGTCAACAGACAGATTCAGTTTGAAGTTGCACATGCTTATTATGATATGATGGATTTGAAGATTGCCATAGCTGACAAGCTGAGGGATCCTGATTCACACAtcgtgaaaaaaataaatagtctTAATAAGTCAGCATTGAAGTACTACCAGCTCTTCTTAGACTCCCTGAGAGACCCAAATAAAGTATTTCCTGAGCATATAGGGGACGATGTTCTTCGCCCTGCCATGTTAGCTAAGTTTCGAGTTGCCCGTCTCTATGGCAAAATCATCACTGCAGATCCCaagaaagagctagaaaatatggCAACATCACTGGAACATTACAAATTTATTGTTGATTACTGTGAGAAGCACCCTGAAGCTGCCCAGGAAATAGAAGTTGAACTAGAACTTAGCAAAGAGATGGTCAGTCTTCTTCCAACAAAAATGGAGAGGTTCAGAACCAAGATGTCCCTGACTTAATAATCCTTGTTTTTAATGACAGAAAATGTGCAgtaatgaagatttttttccccttattcaAACAGGCCCAATTCCATTTTAATGTCTACCTTCATAGCCAGATGAGTGCTGTTCGAACTTGATAGACCAATTGAGTCTTTGCTAGGACCTTAacataattaataatttatacctaattatgtaaataaattgcCTTGTTAAAGTGACATGTGATTGGTATTTAGATTGCTTGTTTCCTATTTAAATATAAAccttttctgcctcattttctaAAAGTAGGTTGGCTTTGTTGGCTAATACTTGATGgatttgttaaaaggaaaaatgctGGGTAATATACCTGGGTGGGCAAGCTGTTACTGtattaaagttgaaaaaataactTCTTGTAGTTATTCTTCCCAAAATATTTGCTTTCCTAAATTCCCAAAGAAATCTTTCCcttctgaaatattaaaaaactaaGTTATGTTGTAAAGTATTATAGTTTGTTTCATTATAGAGGAAGAAGGCCATGTTGGAAATATAATAAATTGACTTGCTTCACTAATAAAagcttccatttattcttttgtcttcttttaagaGTTGGTTTATTTTTGATACTTCAAAGGGTATTACCTTATTTGAAGCCAGAGAAG
This sequence is a window from Physeter macrocephalus isolate SW-GA chromosome 20, ASM283717v5, whole genome shotgun sequence. Protein-coding genes within it:
- the KIFBP gene encoding KIF-binding protein isoform X1, producing the protein MADAPWAEIREKFQAALALSRVELHKNPEKEPYKSKYSARALLEEVKALLGPAPEDEDERPQADDSLGAGDHALALPAELVEAEGPVAQGAVRRAVIEFHLGVNHIDTEELSAGEEHLVKCLRLLRKYRLSHDCVSLYIQAQNNLGILWSEREEIETAQAYLESSEALYNQYMKEIGSPPLDPTEHFLPEEEKLAEQERSKRFEKVYTHNLYYLAQVYQHMEMFEKAAHYCHSTLKRQLEHNAYHPMEWAINAATLSQFYINKQCFMEARHCLSAANVIFGQTGKIRTTEDSKFRSTEAEGDVPELYHQRKGEIARCWIKYCLTLMQNAQLSMQDNIGELDLDKQSELRALRKKELDEEESVRKKAVQFGTGELCDAISAVEEKVSYLRPSDFEEARELFLMGQHYVFEAKEFFQIDGYVTDHIEVVQDHSALFKVLAFFETDMERRCKMHKRRIAMLEPLIVDLNPQYYLLVNRQIQFEVAHAYYDMMDLKIAIADKLRDPDSHIVKKINSLNKSALKYYQLFLDSLRDPNKVFPEHIGDDVLRPAMLAKFRVARLYGKIITADPKKELENMATSLEHYKFIVDYCEKHPEAAQEIEVELELSKEMVSLLPTKMERFRTKMSLT
- the KIFBP gene encoding KIF-binding protein isoform X2, whose product is MADAPWAEIREKFQAALALSRVELHKNPEKEPYKSKYSARALLEEVKALLGPAPEDEDERPQADDSLGAGDHALALPAELVEAEGPVAQGAVRRAVIEFHLGVNHIDTEELSAGEEHLVKCLRLLRKYRLSHDCVSLYIQAQNNLGILWSEREEIETAQAYLESSEALYNQYMKEIGSPPLDPTEHFLPEEEKLAEQERSKRFEKVYTHNLYYLAQVYQHMEMFEKAAHYCHSTLKRQLEHNAYHPMEWAINAATLSQFYINKQCFMEARHCLSAANVIFGQTGKIRTTEDTTEAEGDVPELYHQRKGEIARCWIKYCLTLMQNAQLSMQDNIGELDLDKQSELRALRKKELDEEESVRKKAVQFGTGELCDAISAVEEKVSYLRPSDFEEARELFLMGQHYVFEAKEFFQIDGYVTDHIEVVQDHSALFKVLAFFETDMERRCKMHKRRIAMLEPLIVDLNPQYYLLVNRQIQFEVAHAYYDMMDLKIAIADKLRDPDSHIVKKINSLNKSALKYYQLFLDSLRDPNKVFPEHIGDDVLRPAMLAKFRVARLYGKIITADPKKELENMATSLEHYKFIVDYCEKHPEAAQEIEVELELSKEMVSLLPTKMERFRTKMSLT